The Helicobacter sp. MIT 21-1697 genomic interval GCAAGGTTAAATCTTTTTGTATTATAGCCAATCCCTGCTCTGTATTGTGGCTTGATAGTGATGTCTGAAAATGTGGATTGGAAACTTGGAGAGTTGATATTTTTTGCCACAAGTCCAAAGGTGAGATAGCGAAACTCGGGGAAATCAACTTCATAAAGCGCACCCACATCAATACCAAAACTATTTGAAGAGATAGCACCATCAAGTGAAGCAAAGTCGGTGAGTTCTTTTTTAAAATCCATATTTGTTCTGATTCCCATTTCTCTTTGGGTGCTCATAGCACTCATAAATTTACCTGCTAGTCCAATATTGAGATTGCCATTTTTAAGATAAAAAGTGCGTGCATAGCCCACAGGCAGTTCAGTAAGCACAAAGCTTGTAGCGATAAGTTTATGTGCATTGCTCCCATCTTCTAGTGAAGCAATGAGTGAATAGGAGTTATAGTCCTTTTGATTTGAGGGTTTATAACTGAAGCTATCACCATTATCTACGAGCTCATAGAAGCTATTATTGCCACCATCAATAATAAGTCGCATACGAGAAGCATCGGCTTTAATAGACATACTTGAATATACAGAAGCAAAAAGCGCTACGCCAAGTGAGCCAAGCTTTTCATTCATTGTTTTGGTAGAAATTTGTAACACTACGCCATCTTGACTAACAACATTGAGATTATTATCTTTAAGTATATCTTGCACGGCACTAATATCATTTACGGCTTTATCAAGTCCTTTATCGCCACCTTTAGCAATAGTAATACCTTGTAAAAGTCCAGCTGCAACACTCCCCATTCCTCCAGCTTGGCTAAAATCAAGTGTGCCATAATCAATGCTTCCTGCGATATGGCTCAATAAGTTTTTTTGTTCATTATTAAGCGCAGTACTTCCTTGCACTTGTGTTAATACGGCAGTGATTAAGTCGCTATAATTACCGCCTTGATGGTTTTGTAGATAGGTTTGTAAATCTTGCGCAACATTGCCGCTTGCAGATTGCCCAAGCACAGATTTAAGCGCATTTTCAACGACATTTGTAACCTCGCCCACACTTGCTCCACTATTGCTTGCAAAAGTGCTTACAAGCCGCTCAGCAGTGTCTGCCATATTGTTAATATCAATCTTAGCAAGTTTAGCGAGATTTTGCTCTTTTAAACCAATACCTAGAGAATAGCCCATTTTTACGCGTGGGTCAGAGCTAAGAAGCGCAGGATTATAATATAATCCCCAAGCAGAATGTTTCAATGCAACTCCTGCTCCACCCATTGCCGCAGAAGTATTCCCCATAGAGCCAAACTCTAATGCTTCAAGCGAATTGTAGAAGCAACTACTTAGCATTCCTAAAGCAAGAAATCTTTTCCCCCACATATTATCTCCTTATTTTGCCACTAAAACAGGAATAGGAGAGGAGTTAATAAAGCTGTTTTGGTGGGAGTTAAAGATTCTATGCAAGAGTGAAGATTCGCTCGCACCAATGATAAGCAAGTCGTAATTATTCACAATCTCAAGCACAACATCAATAGGATTACCTGTTTTTAGAATCTTTTGGCAAGTAATGCCTTGTTTATTAAACTCTGCTTCAAACTCATCAAGCATTGTATTTGACTTCTCATTTTCAATATTTTCAATCGTACCATAATCCACAATTCCGCTTTCAGCATATACAACAATCTCTGGTGTTACGTGCAAAAGCGTGAGTTCAATTTCGTCCCTATGTCCAAAAAATCGGATAATAGTCTGAATAGCTCTACGACATTCTTGTGTATCGCTCACGCCAAATAAGAGCTTTGTCATAATCCACTCCTTGTTTTAGATTTTGTTGAGTTTATCTCAATAGTTAAGGAAGTCTATTATATCACAAAAATCGGCATTATATAAAATAACCTTAATGGGTGTGCCTTTTGGCAGGGATTGCACATTATCAAAGAGTGCAATTGCATTGTTTCGCCACATAGTCGTAAGTGAGCTTGAGCCGATTTTTCCACCATTATGAGGAAAAAATGTTTCGTTTTCACATCGTCCTAGAATCATAGAAGTTGTATTGGCTTTGAGTTTTAATGACTCATTGAGCTTAAATGTAAGGCTTTGAGGGAAGAAAGCACTTGCCCCTTGCAGAGATTCTAAAATAGACAAAATAAGTGTGTGTAAGTGAAGAAGTAGGGCTAGAGGATTACCCGGCAGTAAGATAATAAGTGTTTTTCCCAATGTAGCAAGTGCTAGGTGGCGTCCGGGTTTGACATTGATGCCATCAAAAAGCATTTTTGCTCCTTGTGCTTTTAAAACTTCTTTAATCAAATCTGCATCACCCACACTTGCTCCTCCGCTTGTGATAATCACATCATATTGATGAAATTGCTCAATCGCCGCACAAAGGGCTTTTTTGTCATCTTGCAAGATACCTCGGTACTCGCACTTAAAGCCACGTTGTTGAAGGAGGCTATAAAGGCTTGTAGCATTTGTGTTGTAAATTTGGTGCGCTTTGGCATTTTGATGTGGTTCAATGACTTCATCGCCGCTTGAGTAAATTCCTATGTGTAAAGGCGCAAAACTTTGCACTTGAGCAATACCTTGTGAAGCAATGATGCTTAAATCAAGGTGGTTTAATCGCTTGCCTTTTTGTAAAAGAAGTGAATTTTGAGCGATTTCTTCACCTTTAAGGCGGATATTTTGTCCTTGAGTGAGGTTTTGCTTACAATTTGGTGCAGGAATATACACACCTGTTTCATTTTCTTGCACCCATTCAATTTGCACAACTGCTTGGGTGTTTTGAGGGAGCATTGAACCTGTCATTACCTTGTAAGTATGTCCTTGTCTAAGAATAAGCGCACTGCTGTCATCTCCTGCTAAAATACTTCCATTGCATATACAATGTGTGCCATAATCTTGCATTCTAATAGCATAGCCGTCCATTGCAGAGTTGTCAAATGCAGGGAGTGGGCGTGTAGCGATAATATCTTGTGCAAGAATTGCGCCACAAGATTCAAAAAGAGGCAAGGTGTGAATGCGTGTGGTATGCGGCAACGAAGTGCCTATTTGCAATGCTTGATTAAAGGTTGTCATTCAAATCTCCTTTAAGTATGGAATTGTCGTAGTTGAGTGTAGGCTTGAGCAAGTATGTAAGCGGTAGATTCTATAGAATCTAAATGTATATAGCTCACACTCAATAATTCGCGCGTGCTTGGTTCATCATAACCCATAGAGCGCAGCACAAAGGAGGGTTTAGCATTACCAAATAAGCAATCTTGCCCATTGATAGCGTAGATTCCCTCTATGCTTAAAGCTTGGATTAAAAGTCGTGCTTTGATATGCTTAAAGCGCAAAGGCAAAGCATTTTGGGCGGTAAGTTCAAGAGGTGCAAAAAGCGAAATATTTTCGCCTAAATGAGTTTTAAGACAATCAAAAAAGATATGTTTGCTCTCTTGGATTGGTGGGCTAGATACAATACATTCAAGCGCGTAATTCGCGGCTTTAAAAAGATGGGGGCGCAAAAGAGTAGTGTTAAAAAATGCTTCTAATGTTTCTTTATGTATGGAATCAAGCTTATCAAAATCACTCACAATAAAGCCACTTGGGCGCATTAAAGCAATAGATTCACCATTGCATAAAAGTACTATTTGGGGATTTTGCAAACTTCGCAAAAATGCGCATTTTTCTTGACTAAGGGTACTTATAAAAAGTGATATATCAATGAAAATAAGCGCGCGAGGGTGAGTAGATAGAATCTGCTCAATCAAAGATTCTATGGGATTATGCGAGAGAATATCTTGATTGATAAGAGGCATAAAAAACACATATTGAGTTTTTTGCGTATTTTGTCGGGCAGATTCTATAATGCCTTGCTGATTAAGTGGCAAAAATGATAAGCCTTGTGGCGCAATGTGTTTAAAAAGCTCTGCTGCATAAAAGCTCTGCTGATGAAGACTAGGGGCTAGGGCAATGTGATAATGGTGTGCAAAAAGTGTGCTAAAGAGTGAGAGAAAATCCCCACTGCCATAATTAAAAGAGTGAGAATGGCTTTTGCCAAAAAAACAAGCAAGATTATGAGAATCTTCCTTTAAGGTGTGCAAATTAGCACTATCAAGTGTATTTATATTAGGATAAGTATCTGCAAGTAGGGCATTAGCATCTGCATTTAAAGGAACATTTGCTAAAAAATCAAGATGTATTGCTTCTTTCATTATTTTCCTTAATCTGCCTTATGTATGATATTTAAAGGAGCGTTTGTTTTCATTGCATTCAATATCATCAAATTTATCCAAATATTCTAAATAACCAATAAGGTATTTGCGACTTAAGTTTGTGCGCTCTCGCAGGAGATTCACATCAACATAGCTATGTGTATGGATAATCTCACGCATAAGGCTCACTATCTCATTAAGCGCAGAAGAAGTGATAAAGAGATTATGTGTGATACGCACGACTTTGTGTGCTTGAGTGAGGGCTTTGAGGGCATCATCGCCTACTTTTTTGTCAATATCAAGTTCTTCATAAATGTTGTAAGGCGCAAGCGGTGCGTAATGTGCTTGAGTGAGAATCTCAAGTAAGCGCTCTTGGACATAGGTTTTAATATCTTTAATCTGACACCATTGCGAGAGATACAATCCATTTTTATATCTGATGTGTTTGTCATTTAAAAGCTCATCAAGGGCTTTTTGACAAAGCCCAAGACTTGCCCATTTTATTTTTACACAGAGACTTTGGGCTGAAAGTAGAGCAGATTTGTTGTGTGAGAAAATCTCCAAAATATGGGTTTTAAGATATTCTATTTGCGAGAGAGGATAGAGCGTAAGAGATTTTTCATCAATAAAAATATCTTGGAGAGTAGAGGCAATTTGCAGACTTTGAGTATGGCTAAGACAGAATCTTTGCGT includes:
- the traF gene encoding conjugal transfer protein TraF, translating into MWGKRFLALGMLSSCFYNSLEALEFGSMGNTSAAMGGAGVALKHSAWGLYYNPALLSSDPRVKMGYSLGIGLKEQNLAKLAKIDINNMADTAERLVSTFASNSGASVGEVTNVVENALKSVLGQSASGNVAQDLQTYLQNHQGGNYSDLITAVLTQVQGSTALNNEQKNLLSHIAGSIDYGTLDFSQAGGMGSVAAGLLQGITIAKGGDKGLDKAVNDISAVQDILKDNNLNVVSQDGVVLQISTKTMNEKLGSLGVALFASVYSSMSIKADASRMRLIIDGGNNSFYELVDNGDSFSYKPSNQKDYNSYSLIASLEDGSNAHKLIATSFVLTELPVGYARTFYLKNGNLNIGLAGKFMSAMSTQREMGIRTNMDFKKELTDFASLDGAISSNSFGIDVGALYEVDFPEFRYLTFGLVAKNINSPSFQSTFSDITIKPQYRAGIGYNTKRFNLAFDADLTPNDLIAFSNIKQQSQMIGGGVAFDFKAIDVRVGAMKDLRQDTGLILTGGLNVLGFLDIALQTSTKFTRVENIPIPQYLNIRVGGSLSF
- a CDS encoding universal stress protein, giving the protein MTKLLFGVSDTQECRRAIQTIIRFFGHRDEIELTLLHVTPEIVVYAESGIVDYGTIENIENEKSNTMLDEFEAEFNKQGITCQKILKTGNPIDVVLEIVNNYDLLIIGASESSLLHRIFNSHQNSFINSSPIPVLVAK
- a CDS encoding molybdopterin molybdotransferase MoeA — protein: MTTFNQALQIGTSLPHTTRIHTLPLFESCGAILAQDIIATRPLPAFDNSAMDGYAIRMQDYGTHCICNGSILAGDDSSALILRQGHTYKVMTGSMLPQNTQAVVQIEWVQENETGVYIPAPNCKQNLTQGQNIRLKGEEIAQNSLLLQKGKRLNHLDLSIIASQGIAQVQSFAPLHIGIYSSGDEVIEPHQNAKAHQIYNTNATSLYSLLQQRGFKCEYRGILQDDKKALCAAIEQFHQYDVIITSGGASVGDADLIKEVLKAQGAKMLFDGINVKPGRHLALATLGKTLIILLPGNPLALLLHLHTLILSILESLQGASAFFPQSLTFKLNESLKLKANTTSMILGRCENETFFPHNGGKIGSSSLTTMWRNNAIALFDNVQSLPKGTPIKVILYNADFCDIIDFLNY
- a CDS encoding cysteine desulfurase, with protein sequence MKEAIHLDFLANVPLNADANALLADTYPNINTLDSANLHTLKEDSHNLACFFGKSHSHSFNYGSGDFLSLFSTLFAHHYHIALAPSLHQQSFYAAELFKHIAPQGLSFLPLNQQGIIESARQNTQKTQYVFFMPLINQDILSHNPIESLIEQILSTHPRALIFIDISLFISTLSQEKCAFLRSLQNPQIVLLCNGESIALMRPSGFIVSDFDKLDSIHKETLEAFFNTTLLRPHLFKAANYALECIVSSPPIQESKHIFFDCLKTHLGENISLFAPLELTAQNALPLRFKHIKARLLIQALSIEGIYAINGQDCLFGNAKPSFVLRSMGYDEPSTRELLSVSYIHLDSIESTAYILAQAYTQLRQFHT